Proteins encoded by one window of Methanomassiliicoccales archaeon:
- a CDS encoding IS1634 family transposase, protein MKLSTLSLDHLGLVAGVFDELGISKIIDEAMPKTRDCKLQHSAIIKGLIINGLGFTERRLYIFPTYFKDLALEKLFGPGIVPEDFNEDSVGRTLDRINRFGSTKLFNLIAMNCMQRLAFGTHLLHVDTTSFSVHGQYEGDDCQHAIEIILGHPKDGRWDLKQFVLSMVTNQCGIPLFVQAHSGNKSDKKTIIETIEKLRSNLNFSDKIYFVADSAFFSSENISLLSDRTLWITRVPSTVGEAKDLLNRDLEMKSCSDDRYSIFETSVNYGGIDQRWVVVDSREMHTRKAKTFDRQIEKELTQARKSIKKLGNVVFACEADARNAADRWTSENPHFLLRNVRTCMISRRIGAKRGRPKKGESLDIGYLVEAEVDRNEQIIASERARLGRFVLASNDKTINGELMLQYYKGQNAVEKGFRFLKDKSFRVAEVYLKKEERIEALSMIMVLSLLIYSIAEWMLRKRLKETGETVLNQLGKPTERPTLKWVFQKFRNINEAIIELKKSVHREIININEEQRKIIKLFGPGCEKYYI, encoded by the coding sequence ATGAAGCTTTCGACATTATCGCTTGATCACTTAGGGTTAGTTGCTGGCGTCTTCGATGAATTGGGCATTTCAAAGATCATCGATGAGGCAATGCCTAAAACTCGCGACTGCAAACTTCAGCATTCTGCAATAATCAAGGGTTTGATTATCAATGGCTTAGGATTCACAGAGCGCAGGCTGTACATATTTCCCACCTATTTTAAAGATCTGGCATTGGAAAAGCTCTTTGGCCCGGGCATCGTCCCCGAAGACTTCAACGAAGACTCTGTTGGTAGAACCCTTGATCGAATCAACCGATTTGGCTCGACAAAGCTCTTCAACCTGATAGCCATGAATTGCATGCAGCGGTTAGCTTTCGGCACCCATCTCCTTCATGTCGATACTACAAGCTTCAGTGTTCATGGTCAGTATGAAGGAGATGATTGCCAACATGCTATCGAAATAATCCTTGGTCATCCCAAAGATGGTCGCTGGGACCTGAAGCAATTCGTTCTAAGCATGGTGACCAATCAGTGTGGCATCCCTCTTTTCGTGCAAGCGCATTCAGGAAACAAATCTGACAAGAAGACTATCATCGAAACCATTGAGAAGCTCAGGTCCAATCTGAACTTCAGCGATAAAATCTACTTCGTGGCGGATAGCGCATTCTTCAGCTCGGAAAATATCAGTCTTCTCAGCGACCGCACATTATGGATTACTCGCGTTCCTTCAACAGTTGGCGAGGCAAAGGATCTTCTAAATCGGGACTTGGAGATGAAATCTTGCTCAGATGATCGTTACAGCATCTTCGAGACTTCGGTCAATTATGGCGGCATAGATCAAAGGTGGGTTGTAGTCGATTCCAGAGAAATGCATACCAGAAAGGCTAAGACATTCGATAGACAAATCGAAAAAGAGCTCACTCAAGCCCGGAAATCAATAAAGAAATTGGGAAATGTCGTTTTCGCATGCGAAGCTGATGCAAGAAATGCTGCGGATCGATGGACATCGGAAAATCCACATTTCCTGCTCAGGAACGTGAGAACTTGCATGATTTCCAGACGCATTGGCGCAAAGCGAGGCCGTCCGAAGAAGGGCGAATCACTCGATATAGGTTATCTCGTTGAGGCTGAAGTCGATCGAAACGAACAGATAATCGCAAGCGAGAGAGCTAGACTAGGAAGGTTTGTCCTGGCAAGCAATGATAAAACCATTAACGGAGAGTTGATGCTTCAATACTATAAGGGCCAAAACGCTGTCGAGAAAGGCTTCCGATTCCTAAAGGATAAAAGTTTCCGGGTGGCAGAGGTATATCTCAAAAAAGAGGAGCGGATTGAAGCCCTGTCTATGATAATGGTCTTATCTCTATTGATTTACTCCATTGCAGAATGGATGCTCAGAAAACGGTTGAAAGAGACTGGTGAGACGGTGTTGAATCAGCTTGGAAAGCCAACAGAACGGCCTACTTTAAAATGGGTATTCCAGAAGTTCAGAAATATAAACGAAGCCATTATCGAATTGAAGAAATCTGTTCATCGCGAGATTATTAATATTAATGAAGAACAAAGGAAAATAATAAAGTTGTTTGGCCCAGGATGCGAAAAATACTACATTTGA